TGGCCGCTATTATAATTCGGAATCGGTCCAAGAAGCCTGTCCGGCTGGCTGGCATTTGCCAGATTCTACAGAATGGAGCGATGTATATAAAAGACATGGCCTAAGCGCACATGCGATGTTCACGAAGTCTTTGTACGGGACGAATACACTAGGCTTTAGCTTGCTACCAACGGGATTTGGGGCTTCTGAAATTCCGCAAAATTTATCACCTTCGACAGCGTTGTATATTTGGTCAAAAAGTGGTGATTTCTATTGCTACCTAAATAGTGCGAATGAGTATGGAGAGAAAAATTGTAATAATAACATAAACGGTAGTGGCAATTGCAAAAAAGGTTGCGTCGCCCGTTGCGTCCAGGACTAAATTGCACGCCTGAATAGAAATTTTGGGTTGCATAACACTTGCCCAAATCCTTAAAGGTTTGTATTTTATGGATAATCAGTGAGGTTTTTATGCGTGTGTTTGTTACCGGCGGTACAGGGTTCATTGGCCACTATGTGGTCAAGGCTCTTCTGGAAAAAGGTCACGATGTGGTTGTTGCGACCAGACACCCCAACAAGGTTCCGACGCTCAAGGCTTTGTCCAATGTCACCTTCGTGGAATGTGCCCTGACAGATTTTGACGTTATGGCCGAAGGGCTGCAGGGTTGCGACGCCTGCATTCATGTTGCTCTTGGTTGGGGCGATACCCCGAGTGCAATGCTTGCGAACGACACTCGCGCAACGGTAATGCTGCTCGAAAATGCGGCAAAAGCCGGCTGCAAGAAATTTATTTACACCAGTAGTACCGCAGCAATGGGGCGTATGCGTCCGTCGATGCGCGAAGTCACCAGCAATTTGCCGATGGACCTCTACGGAGCGACCAAGGCTGCAGGCGAGGCTTTCGTACTCGGCTTTACTCATGGCTACGGATCGCAGTTCCCCGAAGTCTCCATGACCCGTAACATTATTCGTCCGGGGTATACTTTTGGAAATCCCGCCTGGACCGATGGCTGCTCTCAGCCGGACCGTCGCTTTTTCTCGATGGCTCAGGCTGTCAAGGAAAATCGCGACATCAACATCATCAAGAATGACGGTACGCAGTTTATTCACGCAAGCCAGCAGGCCAAGCTTTACATGAGCGTTCTCGAATCTGACAAGAACGAAGAAATTTTCCTTGGCCTAGGCGAAGTCTGGATGAGCTGGAAAGAAATCGCCGAAATGATGATTTCGATGAAGCCTGGTTGTAAATCCAAAATCGTAGAAACCGACCTTGGCTGGGGGGATGAACCCATGCTGTTTGACGTGAGCAAGATTCAGGAGCAGTTCGGACTTGCGTTCGATGCCCATGAATTCATGCTGGATCACGTCAAGTGGACCTACAGCCAAGTGTAGCATAAGGT
This portion of the uncultured Fibrobacter sp. genome encodes:
- a CDS encoding NAD(P)-dependent oxidoreductase, which gives rise to MRVFVTGGTGFIGHYVVKALLEKGHDVVVATRHPNKVPTLKALSNVTFVECALTDFDVMAEGLQGCDACIHVALGWGDTPSAMLANDTRATVMLLENAAKAGCKKFIYTSSTAAMGRMRPSMREVTSNLPMDLYGATKAAGEAFVLGFTHGYGSQFPEVSMTRNIIRPGYTFGNPAWTDGCSQPDRRFFSMAQAVKENRDINIIKNDGTQFIHASQQAKLYMSVLESDKNEEIFLGLGEVWMSWKEIAEMMISMKPGCKSKIVETDLGWGDEPMLFDVSKIQEQFGLAFDAHEFMLDHVKWTYSQV